The following coding sequences lie in one Saimiri boliviensis isolate mSaiBol1 chromosome 6, mSaiBol1.pri, whole genome shotgun sequence genomic window:
- the BCL9L gene encoding B-cell CLL/lymphoma 9-like protein isoform X2, whose protein sequence is MHPENKLTNHGKTGNGGAQSQHQNVNQGPTCNLGSKGVGAGNHGAKANQISPSNSSLKNPQAGVPPFSSLKGKVKRERSVSVDSGEQREAGTPSLDSEAKEVAPRSKRRCVLERKQPYSGDEWCSGPDSEEDDKPIGATHNCNVADPAMAAPQLGPGQTTQLPLSESNVPGAPHGPPPGLRPDAPGGGGGGVSGKPPSQFVYVFTTHLANTAAEAVLQGRADSILAYHQQNVPRAKLDQAPKVPPTPEPLPLSTPSAGTPQSQPPPLPPPPPPAPGSAPPALPPEGPPEDSSQDLAPNSVGAASTGGGTGGTHPNTPTATTNNPLPPGGDPSSAPSSALLGEAAPTGNGQRSLVGSEGLSKEQLEHRERSLQTLRDIERLLLRSGETEPFLKGPPGVVGEGGPPAQGPPPPQQPPTAPPSGLKKYEEPLQSMISQTQSLGGPPLEHEVPGHPPGGDMGQQMNMMIQRLGQDSLTPEQVAWRKLQEEYYEEKRRKEEQIGLHGGRPLQDMMSMGGMMVRGPPPPYHSKPGDQWPPGMGAQLRGPIDVQDPMQLRGGPPFPGPRFPGNQIQRVPGFGGMQSMPMEVPMNAMQRPVRPGLGWTEDLPPMGGPSNFAQNTMPYPGGQGEAERFMTPRVREELLRHQLLEKRSMGMQRPLGMAGSGMGQSMEMERMIQAHRQMDPTMFPGQMAGGEGLAGTPMGMEFGGGRGLLSPPMGQSGLREVDPPMGPGNLNMNMNVNMNMNMNLNVQMTPQQQMLMSQKMRGPGDMMGPQGLSPEEMARVRAQNSSGVMGGPQKMLMPSQFPNQGQQGFSGGQGPYQAMSQDMGNTQDMFSPDQSSMPMSNVGTTRLSHMPLPPASNPPATVHSAPNRGLGRRPSDLTISINQMGSPSMGHLKSPTLSQVHSPLVTSPSANLKSPQTPSQMVPLPSANPPGPLKSPQVLSSSLSVRSPTGSPSRLKSPSMAVPSPGWVASPKTAMPSPGVSQNKQPPLTMNSSTTLSNMEQGALPPSGPRSSSSAPPANPPSGLMNPSLPFTSSPDPTPSQNPLSLMMTQMSKYAMPSSTPLYHNAIKTIATSDDELLPDRPLLPPPPPPQGSGPGINNSQPSQMHLNSAAAQSPMGMNLPGQQPLSHEPPPAMLPSPTPLGSNIPLHPNAQGTGGPPQNSMMMAPGGPDSLTAPCGPVPSSSQMMPFPPRLQQPHGAMAPTGGGGGGPGLQQHYPSGMPLPPEDLPNQPPGPMPPQQHLMGKGMAGRMGDAYPPGVLPGVASVLNDPELSEVIRPTPTGIPEFDLSRIIPSEKPSSTLQYFPKSENQPPKAQPPNLHLMNLQNMMAEQTPSRPPNLPGQQGVQRGLNMSMCHPGQMSLLGRTGVPPQQGMVPHGLHQGVMSPPQGLMTQQNFMLMKQRGVGGEVYSQPPHMLSPQGSLMGPPPQQNLMVSHPLRQRSVSLDSQMGYLPAPGGMANLPF, encoded by the exons ATGCACCCAGAAAATAAATTGACCAATCATGGCAAGACAGGGAATGGCGGGGCCCAATCTCAGCACCAGAATGTGAACCAAGGACCCACCTGCAACCTGGGCTCGAAGGGCGTGGGGGCGGGGAACCATGGGGCCAAGGCCAACCAGATCTCGCCTAGCAACTCAAGTCTGAAGAACCCCCAGGCAGGGGTGCCCCCTTTCAGCTCTCTCAAGGGCAAGGTGAAGAGGGAACGGAGTGTATCTGTGGACTCTGGAGAGCAGCGAGAGGCTGGGACCCCATCCCTGGATTCGGAGGCCAAAG AGGTGGCGCCCCGGAGTAAGCGGCGCTGTGTGCTGGAACGGAAGCAGCCGTACAGTGGGGACGAATGGTGCTCTGGACCAGACAGTGAGGAGGACGACAAGCCCATTGGGGCCACCCACA ATTGTAATGTAGCAGACCCAGCCATGGCGGCCCCACAGCTGGGTCCAGGCCAAACCACCCAACTGCCCCTCAGCGAGAGCAACGTGCCAGGCGCCCCGCACGGCCCCCCTCCCGGCCTTCGGCCTGATGcccctgggggtgggggcggaggcGTCTCCGGAAAGCCTCCCTCGCAGTTCGTGTATGTCTTCAccacccacctggccaacac GGCTGCGGAGGCAGTGCTGCAGGGCCGGGCAGACTCCATCCTCGCCTACCATCAGCAGAACGTGCCCCGGGCCAAGCTTGACCAG GCCCCTAAAGTGCCCCCCACCCCAGAACCGCTACCCCTGAGCACGCCGTCAGCGGGCACCCCGCAGTCCCAGCCACCTCCACTGCCGCCACCGCCACCCCCGGCCCCTGGCAGTGCCCCGCCTGCTCTGCCCCCAGAGGGGCCTCCTGAGGACAGCAGTCAGGACCTGGCCCCCAACTCTGTGGGAGCTGCCAGCACAGGTGGTGGGACGGGGGGCACCCACCCTAACACCCCGACGGCTACCACGAacaaccctctgcctcctggaggaGACCCCAGCAGTgcccccagctctgccctgcTGGGGGAGGCAGCCCCCACTGGAAATGGGCAGCGCAGCCTGGTGGGCTCAGAGGGCCTGTCCAAAGAGCAGCTGGAGCATCGGGAGCGGTCCCTCCAGACGCTGCGAGACATTGAGCGACTGCTGCTCCGCAGCGGAGAGACTGAGCCCTTCCTCAAGGGCCCCCCAGGAGTAGTGGGTGAGGGGGGCCCACCAGCACAAGGCCCCCCTCCCCCTCAGCAGCCACCCACGGCCCCTCCCAGCGGGTTGAAGAAGTATGAGGAGCCCTTGCAGTCCATGATTTCGCAGACACAGAGCCTGGGGGGCCCCCCGCTGGAGCACGAAGTGCCTGGGCACCCCCCAGGTGGGGACATGGGGCAGCAGATGAACATGATGATACAGAGGCTGGGCCAGGACAGCCTCACGCCCGAGCAGGTGGCCTGGCGCAAGCTGCAGGAGGAGTACTACGAGGAGAAACGGCGGAAAGAGGAACAGATTGGGCTGCATGGGGGCCGCCCTCTGCAGGACATGATGAGCATGGGGGGCATGATGGTGAGGGGACCCCCGCCTCCTTACCACAGCAAGCCTGGGGATCAGTGGCCTCCTGGAATGGGTGCGCAGCTGCGGGGGCCCATAGACGTTCAAGATCCCATGCAGCTCCGGGGCGGACCTCCCTTTCCCGGCCCCCGTTTCCCAGGCAACCAGATACAACGGGTGCCTGGGTTTGGGGGCATGCAGAGTATGCCCATGGAGGTGCCCATGAATGCCATGCAGAGGCCCGTGAGACCAGGCTTGGGCTGGACTGAAGACTTGCCCCCTATGGGGGGACCCAGCAATTTTGCCCAGAATACCATGCCCTACCCAGGTGGGCAGGGTGAGGCAGAGCGATTCATGACCCCCCGGGTTCGTGAGGAGCTGCTGCGGCACCAGCTGCTGGAGAAGCGGTCGATGGGCATGCAGCGCCCTCTGGGCATGGCCGGCAGTGGCATGGGACAGAGCATGGAGATGGAGCGGATGATACAGGCGCACCGGCAGATGGATCCTACCATGTTCCCCGGGCAGATGGCTGGTGGTGAGGGCCTGGCTGGCACTCCCATGGGCATGGAGTTTGGTGGAGGCCGAGGCCTCCTGAGCCCTCCCATGGGACAGTctgggctgagggaggtggaCCCGCCCATGGGGCCAGGCAACCTCAACATGAACATGAATGTGAACATGAACATGAACATGAACCTGAACGTGCAGATGACCCCGCAGCAGCAGATGCTGATGTCTCAGAAAATGCGGGGTCCTGGGGATATGATGGGACCCCAGGGCCTCAGTCCTGAGGAGATGGCCCGGGTTCGGGCCCAGAACAGCAGTGGCGTGATGGGCGGCCCACAGAAGATGCTGATGCCTTCACAGTTTCCCAACCAGGGCCAGCAGGGATTCTCTGGGGGCCAGGGACCCTACCAAGCCATGTCCCAGGACATGGGCAATACCCAAGACATGTTCAGCCCTGACCAGAGCTCAATGCCTATGAGCAATGTGGGCACCACCCGGCTCAGCCACATGCCTCTGCCCCCTGCATCCAATCCTCCCGCGACCGTGCATTCAGCCCCAAACCGGGGGCTAGGCAGGCGGCCTTCGGACCTCACCATCAGTATTAATCAGATGGGCTCACCCAGCATGGGGCACTTGAAGTCGCCCACTCTTAGCCAGGTGCACTCACCCCTGGTCACCTCACCCTCTGCCAACCTCAAGTCACCCCAGACTCCCTCACAGATGGTGCCCTTGCCTTCCGCCAACCCGCCAGGACCTCTCAAGTCGCCCCAGGTCCTCAGCTCCTCCCTCAGCGTCCGTTCGCCCACTGGCTCGCCCAGCAGGCTCAAGTCTCCCTCCATGGCGGTGCCTTCTCCAGGCTGGGTTGCCTCACCCAAGACGGCCATGCCTAGCCCTGGGGTCTCCCAGAACAAGCAGCCGCCTCTCACCATGAACTCTTccaccaccctgagcaacatggaaCAGG GTGCCCTCCCGCCTAGCGGCCCCCGGAGCAGCTCCTCTGCACCTCCCGCCAACCCTCCCAGCGGCCTCATGAACCCCAGCCTACCATTCACTTCCTCCCCAGACCCCACGCCTTCCCAGAACCCCCTGTCACTGATGATGACCCAGATGTCCAAGTACGCCATGCCCAGCTCCACCCCACTCTACCACAATGCCATCAAGACCATCGCCACCTCAGACGACGAGCTGCTGCCTGACCGGCCCCTTCTACCACCCCCCCCACCACCGCAGGGCTCCGGGCCAG GGATCAACAACAGCCAGCCCAGCCAGATGCACCTGAACTCAGCTGCTGCCCAGAGCCCCATGGGCATGAACCTGCCAGGCCAGCAGCCCCTGTCCCATGAGCCCCCACCTGCCATGCTGCCCTCCCCCACGCCTCTGGGCTCCAACATTCCATTGCACCCCAATGCACAGGGGACAGGAGGGCCCCCTCAAAACTCCATGATGATGGCCCCAGGGGGCCCCGACTCCCTGACTGCCCCCTGCGGCCCGGTGCCCAGCTCCTCCCAGATGATGCCCTTTCCCCCTCGGCTGCAGCAGCCCCATGGTGCCATGGCCcccactgggggtgggggtggggggcctgGCCTGCAACAGCACTATCCGTCAGGCATGCCCCTGCCCCCCGAGGACCTGCCCAACCAGCCACCAGGCCCCATGCCGCCCCAGCAGCACCTGATGGGCAAAGGCATGGCTGGGCGCATGGGCGACGCATACCCACCGGGCGTGCTCCCTGGGGTGGCATCAGTGTTGAACGACCCCGAGCTGAGCGAGGTGATCCGGCCCACCCCAACGGGGATCCCCGAGTTCGACTTGTCGAGGATCATCCCCTCTGAGAAGCCAAGCAGCACCCTCCAGTACTTCCCCAAGAGCGAGAACCAGCCCCCCAAGGCTCAGCCCCCGAATCTGCATCTCATGAACCTGCAGAACATGATGGCGGAGCAGACTCCCTCTCGGCCCCCCAACCTCCCAGGCCAGCAGGGTGTCCAGCGGGGGCTCAACATGTCCATGTGCCACCCCGGACAGATgtccttgctgggcaggacagGCGTGCCCCCACAGCAAGGCATGGTGCCCCATGGCCTGCACCAGGGGGTCATGTCCCCTCCACAAGGCCTCATGACCCAGCAGAATTTCATGCTGATGAAGCAGCGGGGCGTGGGGGGCGAGGTCTACAGCCAGCCTCCCCACATGCTGTCCCCGCAGGGCTCCCTCATGGGCCCCCCACCCCAGCAGAACCTCATGGTGTCCCACCCCCTTCGGCAGCGCAGTGTGTCCCTGGACAGCCAGATGGGCTACCTCCCGGCACCAGGCGGCATGGCCAACCTGCCCTTCTAG
- the BCL9L gene encoding B-cell CLL/lymphoma 9-like protein isoform X1: MRILANKTRLPHPRRREAPGSPPLSPRGHCPPAPAKPMHPENKLTNHGKTGNGGAQSQHQNVNQGPTCNLGSKGVGAGNHGAKANQISPSNSSLKNPQAGVPPFSSLKGKVKRERSVSVDSGEQREAGTPSLDSEAKEVAPRSKRRCVLERKQPYSGDEWCSGPDSEEDDKPIGATHNCNVADPAMAAPQLGPGQTTQLPLSESNVPGAPHGPPPGLRPDAPGGGGGGVSGKPPSQFVYVFTTHLANTAAEAVLQGRADSILAYHQQNVPRAKLDQAPKVPPTPEPLPLSTPSAGTPQSQPPPLPPPPPPAPGSAPPALPPEGPPEDSSQDLAPNSVGAASTGGGTGGTHPNTPTATTNNPLPPGGDPSSAPSSALLGEAAPTGNGQRSLVGSEGLSKEQLEHRERSLQTLRDIERLLLRSGETEPFLKGPPGVVGEGGPPAQGPPPPQQPPTAPPSGLKKYEEPLQSMISQTQSLGGPPLEHEVPGHPPGGDMGQQMNMMIQRLGQDSLTPEQVAWRKLQEEYYEEKRRKEEQIGLHGGRPLQDMMSMGGMMVRGPPPPYHSKPGDQWPPGMGAQLRGPIDVQDPMQLRGGPPFPGPRFPGNQIQRVPGFGGMQSMPMEVPMNAMQRPVRPGLGWTEDLPPMGGPSNFAQNTMPYPGGQGEAERFMTPRVREELLRHQLLEKRSMGMQRPLGMAGSGMGQSMEMERMIQAHRQMDPTMFPGQMAGGEGLAGTPMGMEFGGGRGLLSPPMGQSGLREVDPPMGPGNLNMNMNVNMNMNMNLNVQMTPQQQMLMSQKMRGPGDMMGPQGLSPEEMARVRAQNSSGVMGGPQKMLMPSQFPNQGQQGFSGGQGPYQAMSQDMGNTQDMFSPDQSSMPMSNVGTTRLSHMPLPPASNPPATVHSAPNRGLGRRPSDLTISINQMGSPSMGHLKSPTLSQVHSPLVTSPSANLKSPQTPSQMVPLPSANPPGPLKSPQVLSSSLSVRSPTGSPSRLKSPSMAVPSPGWVASPKTAMPSPGVSQNKQPPLTMNSSTTLSNMEQGALPPSGPRSSSSAPPANPPSGLMNPSLPFTSSPDPTPSQNPLSLMMTQMSKYAMPSSTPLYHNAIKTIATSDDELLPDRPLLPPPPPPQGSGPGINNSQPSQMHLNSAAAQSPMGMNLPGQQPLSHEPPPAMLPSPTPLGSNIPLHPNAQGTGGPPQNSMMMAPGGPDSLTAPCGPVPSSSQMMPFPPRLQQPHGAMAPTGGGGGGPGLQQHYPSGMPLPPEDLPNQPPGPMPPQQHLMGKGMAGRMGDAYPPGVLPGVASVLNDPELSEVIRPTPTGIPEFDLSRIIPSEKPSSTLQYFPKSENQPPKAQPPNLHLMNLQNMMAEQTPSRPPNLPGQQGVQRGLNMSMCHPGQMSLLGRTGVPPQQGMVPHGLHQGVMSPPQGLMTQQNFMLMKQRGVGGEVYSQPPHMLSPQGSLMGPPPQQNLMVSHPLRQRSVSLDSQMGYLPAPGGMANLPF, from the exons GTTACCCCACCCCAGGAGGAGAGAAGCTCCAGGGAGCCCGCCGCTGTCCCCCCGCGGCCATTGCCCCCCTGCCCCAGCCAAGCCAATGCACCCAGAAAATAAATTGACCAATCATGGCAAGACAGGGAATGGCGGGGCCCAATCTCAGCACCAGAATGTGAACCAAGGACCCACCTGCAACCTGGGCTCGAAGGGCGTGGGGGCGGGGAACCATGGGGCCAAGGCCAACCAGATCTCGCCTAGCAACTCAAGTCTGAAGAACCCCCAGGCAGGGGTGCCCCCTTTCAGCTCTCTCAAGGGCAAGGTGAAGAGGGAACGGAGTGTATCTGTGGACTCTGGAGAGCAGCGAGAGGCTGGGACCCCATCCCTGGATTCGGAGGCCAAAG AGGTGGCGCCCCGGAGTAAGCGGCGCTGTGTGCTGGAACGGAAGCAGCCGTACAGTGGGGACGAATGGTGCTCTGGACCAGACAGTGAGGAGGACGACAAGCCCATTGGGGCCACCCACA ATTGTAATGTAGCAGACCCAGCCATGGCGGCCCCACAGCTGGGTCCAGGCCAAACCACCCAACTGCCCCTCAGCGAGAGCAACGTGCCAGGCGCCCCGCACGGCCCCCCTCCCGGCCTTCGGCCTGATGcccctgggggtgggggcggaggcGTCTCCGGAAAGCCTCCCTCGCAGTTCGTGTATGTCTTCAccacccacctggccaacac GGCTGCGGAGGCAGTGCTGCAGGGCCGGGCAGACTCCATCCTCGCCTACCATCAGCAGAACGTGCCCCGGGCCAAGCTTGACCAG GCCCCTAAAGTGCCCCCCACCCCAGAACCGCTACCCCTGAGCACGCCGTCAGCGGGCACCCCGCAGTCCCAGCCACCTCCACTGCCGCCACCGCCACCCCCGGCCCCTGGCAGTGCCCCGCCTGCTCTGCCCCCAGAGGGGCCTCCTGAGGACAGCAGTCAGGACCTGGCCCCCAACTCTGTGGGAGCTGCCAGCACAGGTGGTGGGACGGGGGGCACCCACCCTAACACCCCGACGGCTACCACGAacaaccctctgcctcctggaggaGACCCCAGCAGTgcccccagctctgccctgcTGGGGGAGGCAGCCCCCACTGGAAATGGGCAGCGCAGCCTGGTGGGCTCAGAGGGCCTGTCCAAAGAGCAGCTGGAGCATCGGGAGCGGTCCCTCCAGACGCTGCGAGACATTGAGCGACTGCTGCTCCGCAGCGGAGAGACTGAGCCCTTCCTCAAGGGCCCCCCAGGAGTAGTGGGTGAGGGGGGCCCACCAGCACAAGGCCCCCCTCCCCCTCAGCAGCCACCCACGGCCCCTCCCAGCGGGTTGAAGAAGTATGAGGAGCCCTTGCAGTCCATGATTTCGCAGACACAGAGCCTGGGGGGCCCCCCGCTGGAGCACGAAGTGCCTGGGCACCCCCCAGGTGGGGACATGGGGCAGCAGATGAACATGATGATACAGAGGCTGGGCCAGGACAGCCTCACGCCCGAGCAGGTGGCCTGGCGCAAGCTGCAGGAGGAGTACTACGAGGAGAAACGGCGGAAAGAGGAACAGATTGGGCTGCATGGGGGCCGCCCTCTGCAGGACATGATGAGCATGGGGGGCATGATGGTGAGGGGACCCCCGCCTCCTTACCACAGCAAGCCTGGGGATCAGTGGCCTCCTGGAATGGGTGCGCAGCTGCGGGGGCCCATAGACGTTCAAGATCCCATGCAGCTCCGGGGCGGACCTCCCTTTCCCGGCCCCCGTTTCCCAGGCAACCAGATACAACGGGTGCCTGGGTTTGGGGGCATGCAGAGTATGCCCATGGAGGTGCCCATGAATGCCATGCAGAGGCCCGTGAGACCAGGCTTGGGCTGGACTGAAGACTTGCCCCCTATGGGGGGACCCAGCAATTTTGCCCAGAATACCATGCCCTACCCAGGTGGGCAGGGTGAGGCAGAGCGATTCATGACCCCCCGGGTTCGTGAGGAGCTGCTGCGGCACCAGCTGCTGGAGAAGCGGTCGATGGGCATGCAGCGCCCTCTGGGCATGGCCGGCAGTGGCATGGGACAGAGCATGGAGATGGAGCGGATGATACAGGCGCACCGGCAGATGGATCCTACCATGTTCCCCGGGCAGATGGCTGGTGGTGAGGGCCTGGCTGGCACTCCCATGGGCATGGAGTTTGGTGGAGGCCGAGGCCTCCTGAGCCCTCCCATGGGACAGTctgggctgagggaggtggaCCCGCCCATGGGGCCAGGCAACCTCAACATGAACATGAATGTGAACATGAACATGAACATGAACCTGAACGTGCAGATGACCCCGCAGCAGCAGATGCTGATGTCTCAGAAAATGCGGGGTCCTGGGGATATGATGGGACCCCAGGGCCTCAGTCCTGAGGAGATGGCCCGGGTTCGGGCCCAGAACAGCAGTGGCGTGATGGGCGGCCCACAGAAGATGCTGATGCCTTCACAGTTTCCCAACCAGGGCCAGCAGGGATTCTCTGGGGGCCAGGGACCCTACCAAGCCATGTCCCAGGACATGGGCAATACCCAAGACATGTTCAGCCCTGACCAGAGCTCAATGCCTATGAGCAATGTGGGCACCACCCGGCTCAGCCACATGCCTCTGCCCCCTGCATCCAATCCTCCCGCGACCGTGCATTCAGCCCCAAACCGGGGGCTAGGCAGGCGGCCTTCGGACCTCACCATCAGTATTAATCAGATGGGCTCACCCAGCATGGGGCACTTGAAGTCGCCCACTCTTAGCCAGGTGCACTCACCCCTGGTCACCTCACCCTCTGCCAACCTCAAGTCACCCCAGACTCCCTCACAGATGGTGCCCTTGCCTTCCGCCAACCCGCCAGGACCTCTCAAGTCGCCCCAGGTCCTCAGCTCCTCCCTCAGCGTCCGTTCGCCCACTGGCTCGCCCAGCAGGCTCAAGTCTCCCTCCATGGCGGTGCCTTCTCCAGGCTGGGTTGCCTCACCCAAGACGGCCATGCCTAGCCCTGGGGTCTCCCAGAACAAGCAGCCGCCTCTCACCATGAACTCTTccaccaccctgagcaacatggaaCAGG GTGCCCTCCCGCCTAGCGGCCCCCGGAGCAGCTCCTCTGCACCTCCCGCCAACCCTCCCAGCGGCCTCATGAACCCCAGCCTACCATTCACTTCCTCCCCAGACCCCACGCCTTCCCAGAACCCCCTGTCACTGATGATGACCCAGATGTCCAAGTACGCCATGCCCAGCTCCACCCCACTCTACCACAATGCCATCAAGACCATCGCCACCTCAGACGACGAGCTGCTGCCTGACCGGCCCCTTCTACCACCCCCCCCACCACCGCAGGGCTCCGGGCCAG GGATCAACAACAGCCAGCCCAGCCAGATGCACCTGAACTCAGCTGCTGCCCAGAGCCCCATGGGCATGAACCTGCCAGGCCAGCAGCCCCTGTCCCATGAGCCCCCACCTGCCATGCTGCCCTCCCCCACGCCTCTGGGCTCCAACATTCCATTGCACCCCAATGCACAGGGGACAGGAGGGCCCCCTCAAAACTCCATGATGATGGCCCCAGGGGGCCCCGACTCCCTGACTGCCCCCTGCGGCCCGGTGCCCAGCTCCTCCCAGATGATGCCCTTTCCCCCTCGGCTGCAGCAGCCCCATGGTGCCATGGCCcccactgggggtgggggtggggggcctgGCCTGCAACAGCACTATCCGTCAGGCATGCCCCTGCCCCCCGAGGACCTGCCCAACCAGCCACCAGGCCCCATGCCGCCCCAGCAGCACCTGATGGGCAAAGGCATGGCTGGGCGCATGGGCGACGCATACCCACCGGGCGTGCTCCCTGGGGTGGCATCAGTGTTGAACGACCCCGAGCTGAGCGAGGTGATCCGGCCCACCCCAACGGGGATCCCCGAGTTCGACTTGTCGAGGATCATCCCCTCTGAGAAGCCAAGCAGCACCCTCCAGTACTTCCCCAAGAGCGAGAACCAGCCCCCCAAGGCTCAGCCCCCGAATCTGCATCTCATGAACCTGCAGAACATGATGGCGGAGCAGACTCCCTCTCGGCCCCCCAACCTCCCAGGCCAGCAGGGTGTCCAGCGGGGGCTCAACATGTCCATGTGCCACCCCGGACAGATgtccttgctgggcaggacagGCGTGCCCCCACAGCAAGGCATGGTGCCCCATGGCCTGCACCAGGGGGTCATGTCCCCTCCACAAGGCCTCATGACCCAGCAGAATTTCATGCTGATGAAGCAGCGGGGCGTGGGGGGCGAGGTCTACAGCCAGCCTCCCCACATGCTGTCCCCGCAGGGCTCCCTCATGGGCCCCCCACCCCAGCAGAACCTCATGGTGTCCCACCCCCTTCGGCAGCGCAGTGTGTCCCTGGACAGCCAGATGGGCTACCTCCCGGCACCAGGCGGCATGGCCAACCTGCCCTTCTAG